The following are encoded together in the Actinoplanes sp. N902-109 genome:
- the murA gene encoding UDP-N-acetylglucosamine 1-carboxyvinyltransferase, translating into MPPPYGGPLGPPHTIAPVDVIRVKGGARLSGDVSVGGAKNSALKLMAVALLAEGRSVVANVPRITDIAIMGEVLRRLGCEVSFAGDGEAVIDVPAEPGAEADYDLVRRLRASICVLGPLLARRGYTRVALPGGDMIGSRGLDMHVAGLARLGAEISNEHGYVIASAPAGLRGSKIWLDFPSVGATENILMAAVLAKGVTEIDNAAREPEIVDICQMLTDMGARIEGAGTSTLTIEGVDALEPVRHTTVGDRIVGGTWAYAAAMTRGDVTVHGVRPEYLEIALDKLVSAGGVVEPGDNLFRVRMDDRPKAVDIVTLPYPGFATDLLPMALGLAAVSQGSSLITENIFDGRFMFVNEMVRLGADIRTDGHHAVTNGRERLSGAPVRATDIRAGAGLVIAGLCADGVTEVGEVHHIDRGYPHFVADLASLGVDVERTEVPEPTYDF; encoded by the coding sequence ATGCCCCCACCCTACGGAGGCCCGTTGGGGCCGCCCCATACGATTGCCCCCGTGGATGTGATCAGAGTCAAAGGCGGCGCGCGTCTCTCCGGTGACGTCAGCGTCGGCGGCGCCAAGAACTCCGCTCTGAAGCTCATGGCGGTCGCGCTGCTGGCCGAGGGGCGCAGTGTGGTCGCCAATGTGCCGCGGATCACCGACATCGCCATCATGGGCGAGGTGCTGCGCCGGCTGGGCTGCGAGGTGAGCTTCGCGGGGGACGGCGAGGCGGTCATCGACGTGCCCGCGGAGCCGGGCGCCGAGGCCGACTACGACCTCGTGCGCCGGCTGCGGGCGTCGATCTGTGTGCTGGGCCCGCTGCTGGCCCGCCGCGGCTACACCCGGGTGGCGCTGCCGGGTGGCGACATGATCGGCTCGCGCGGGCTGGACATGCACGTCGCTGGGCTGGCCCGGCTGGGCGCCGAGATCTCCAACGAGCACGGGTACGTCATCGCCTCCGCGCCGGCCGGGCTGCGCGGCAGCAAGATCTGGCTGGATTTCCCCAGCGTCGGCGCCACCGAGAACATCCTGATGGCCGCCGTGCTGGCCAAGGGCGTCACCGAGATCGACAACGCGGCCCGCGAGCCGGAGATCGTCGACATCTGCCAGATGCTCACCGACATGGGCGCCCGGATCGAGGGCGCCGGCACGTCGACCCTGACCATCGAGGGGGTCGACGCGCTCGAGCCGGTGCGGCACACCACGGTCGGCGACCGCATCGTCGGCGGCACCTGGGCCTACGCCGCGGCGATGACCCGCGGCGACGTGACCGTCCACGGCGTCCGGCCGGAATACCTCGAGATCGCCCTGGACAAGCTGGTCTCGGCGGGCGGGGTGGTCGAGCCGGGTGACAACCTCTTCCGGGTACGGATGGACGACCGGCCCAAGGCGGTGGACATCGTCACCCTGCCCTACCCGGGGTTCGCCACCGACCTGCTGCCGATGGCGCTGGGCCTGGCCGCGGTCAGCCAGGGCTCGTCGCTGATCACCGAGAACATCTTCGACGGCCGCTTCATGTTCGTGAACGAGATGGTCCGGCTGGGCGCCGACATCCGCACCGACGGGCACCACGCCGTGACCAACGGGCGGGAGCGGCTCTCCGGCGCCCCGGTGCGGGCCACCGACATCCGGGCCGGGGCCGGGCTGGTCATCGCCGGGCTGTGCGCCGACGGGGTGACCGAGGTCGGCGAGGTGCACCACATCGACCGTGGCTACCCGCACTTCGTCGCCGACCTGGCCAGCCTGGGCGTCGACGTGGAGCGCACCGAGGTGCCCGAGCCGACGTACGACTTCTAG
- a CDS encoding cob(I)yrinic acid a,c-diamide adenosyltransferase: MAVHLTRIYTRTGDAGSTRLGNNEVAAKTDPRIVAYADVDECNAALGVALALGHLAPDIRSILTAVQNDLFDVGADLCNPLADDPPYPPLRIQETYVTRLEGWCDEYNEQLPALDSFVLPGGTPGAALLHVARTIARRAERSAWSLVEADPSRTGTMPAKYLNRLSDLLFILARAANGQSGDVKWVPGGKAS; this comes from the coding sequence ATGGCCGTGCATCTCACTCGCATCTACACCCGTACCGGCGACGCCGGTTCGACCCGCCTCGGCAACAACGAGGTCGCGGCGAAGACCGATCCCCGCATCGTCGCGTACGCCGACGTGGACGAATGCAACGCGGCGCTGGGAGTGGCCCTCGCCCTGGGCCACCTCGCGCCGGACATCCGCAGCATCCTGACCGCGGTGCAGAACGACCTTTTCGATGTGGGCGCGGACCTGTGCAACCCGCTGGCCGACGACCCGCCCTATCCGCCGCTGCGCATCCAGGAGACCTACGTCACCCGGCTCGAGGGCTGGTGCGACGAGTACAACGAGCAGCTCCCCGCACTCGACTCCTTCGTCCTGCCCGGCGGCACCCCGGGCGCCGCCCTGCTGCACGTGGCGCGCACGATCGCCCGGCGCGCGGAACGCTCGGCCTGGTCGTTGGTCGAGGCCGACCCTTCCCGTACGGGCACCATGCCGGCCAAATACCTCAACCGGCTCTCCGACCTGCTGTTCATCCTCGCCCGCGCGGCCAACGGCCAGTCCGGCGACGTGAAATGGGTCCCGGGCGGCAAAGCGTCATAG
- a CDS encoding oxidoreductase, producing the protein MTGWTTDRIPDQRGRIAVVTGANSGLGEVTAAELARHGARVVLAVRNLAAGAQAARRMGGDVEVRELDLASLDSVRAFAAQLAADHPVLDLLVNNAGVVLLGPRRTSADGFELHLATNMLGQFALTGLLLPNLAGARRARVVNLSSITHKGAHLDFDDLMFERDYRAATAYGRSKLATTIFGVELDRRLRAAGSPVVSALAHPGLTRTNLTPRAWEHRGRAGRLLAWAGLLATQPVAQGALPQLRAATDPGVRGGEFFGPAGLAETRGRVTTARLSREAGDPAVGKRLWAAAEELTGVRYL; encoded by the coding sequence ATGACCGGATGGACCACCGACCGGATCCCCGACCAGCGCGGCCGGATCGCGGTCGTGACCGGCGCGAACTCGGGACTCGGCGAGGTCACTGCCGCCGAGCTTGCCCGCCACGGCGCCCGGGTCGTGCTCGCCGTTCGCAACCTGGCCGCCGGCGCCCAGGCCGCGCGCCGGATGGGTGGTGATGTCGAGGTGCGGGAGCTCGACCTCGCGTCGCTCGACTCGGTGCGGGCGTTCGCTGCGCAGCTTGCCGCCGACCACCCGGTGCTCGACCTGCTGGTCAACAATGCCGGTGTGGTGCTGCTCGGCCCGCGGCGGACCTCGGCCGACGGCTTCGAGCTGCACCTTGCCACGAACATGCTGGGCCAGTTCGCGCTGACCGGCCTGCTGCTGCCGAACCTGGCCGGCGCGCGACGAGCCCGCGTGGTCAATCTCAGCTCGATCACGCACAAGGGTGCGCATCTCGATTTTGACGATCTGATGTTCGAGCGCGACTACCGGGCAGCGACGGCCTACGGCCGATCCAAGCTCGCCACCACGATTTTCGGCGTCGAGCTGGACCGCCGGTTGCGGGCTGCCGGGTCACCGGTTGTCAGTGCGCTGGCCCATCCCGGTCTGACCCGTACCAACCTGACCCCGCGGGCCTGGGAGCACCGGGGCCGGGCCGGACGGCTGCTCGCCTGGGCCGGGCTGCTGGCCACCCAGCCGGTAGCGCAGGGCGCGCTGCCGCAGTTGCGCGCCGCCACCGACCCCGGTGTGCGCGGCGGTGAGTTCTTCGGGCCGGCCGGCCTGGCCGAGACCCGGGGCCGGGTCACCACCGCGCGGCTCAGCCGGGAGGCGGGTGACCCGGCCGTCGGCAAGCGGCTGTGGGCGGCAGCCGAGGAACTGACCGGGGTGCGGTACCTATGA
- a CDS encoding helix-turn-helix transcriptional regulator produces the protein MTHPYAREFGDFLRARRNRLRPQDAGLEPGGRRKVTGLRREELALLAGLSTDYYQRMEQGREVRPSDDVLDALAGALGLDDGERRHLFTLAHAARRPMPTRIDRTPERVPGNTRRLLRAMTTPAVVLGRHLDLLDWNPMAEALLGDPHNYPHDRLNMLLLMFDDTATSERTCPDWESQALDYIGMMRTAVAGDPTHPRATAIVGELSIRSPEFRRLWARHDVRESVCGTKTFRIPEVGDITLDWATYPLPGNPGPVMLVFTAEPATPDADRLHLLATLHATRTAASPGAAPNR, from the coding sequence ATGACCCATCCGTACGCCCGTGAGTTCGGCGACTTCCTGCGCGCCCGGCGCAACCGGCTGCGCCCCCAGGACGCCGGTCTGGAACCGGGCGGCCGGCGCAAGGTCACCGGCCTGCGACGCGAGGAACTGGCCCTGCTCGCCGGGCTGAGCACCGACTACTACCAGCGCATGGAGCAGGGCCGCGAGGTCCGCCCGTCCGACGACGTCCTCGACGCGCTGGCCGGCGCCCTGGGCCTCGACGACGGGGAACGCCGGCACCTGTTCACCCTGGCCCACGCCGCCCGCCGGCCGATGCCCACCCGGATCGACCGCACCCCGGAACGGGTGCCCGGCAACACCCGCCGGCTGCTGCGCGCGATGACCACCCCAGCAGTCGTACTAGGACGACATCTGGACCTGCTCGACTGGAACCCGATGGCGGAAGCCCTGCTCGGAGACCCGCACAACTATCCCCACGACCGGCTCAACATGCTCCTGCTGATGTTCGACGACACGGCAACCAGCGAACGCACCTGCCCGGACTGGGAAAGCCAGGCCCTCGACTACATCGGCATGATGCGCACCGCCGTCGCCGGCGACCCGACACACCCCCGAGCCACCGCGATCGTGGGCGAACTGAGCATCCGCAGCCCGGAATTCCGCCGGCTGTGGGCCCGTCACGACGTCCGCGAATCGGTCTGCGGCACCAAGACCTTCCGCATCCCGGAGGTCGGCGACATCACCCTGGACTGGGCAACCTACCCGCTGCCCGGCAACCCCGGCCCCGTCATGCTGGTCTTCACCGCCGAACCAGCCACCCCCGACGCCGACCGCCTCCACCTCCTGGCCACCCTGCACGCAACCCGCACGGCCGCATCCCCCGGCGCAGCGCCGAACCGATAG
- a CDS encoding DUF2550 domain-containing protein — protein MRILEIVGICFAALLVVFFAFFFRTRLLMAGSGTIRLQVRTTSMIPGRGWSAGVGRFVDDELRIHRMFSFAFRPKRVLDRRLLAVKSRRLPEGPERLSMPGHWIVLLCHQAGDEIEIAMAESTVTGFLSWLEAGPPGQPGSVAPRPTITPRPAEN, from the coding sequence ATGCGGATTCTGGAGATCGTCGGAATCTGCTTCGCCGCGCTGCTCGTCGTCTTCTTCGCCTTCTTCTTCCGCACCCGGCTGCTGATGGCCGGCAGCGGCACGATCCGCCTGCAGGTCCGCACCACCTCGATGATCCCGGGCCGGGGCTGGTCCGCCGGCGTTGGCCGGTTCGTCGACGACGAGCTGCGCATCCACCGCATGTTCAGCTTCGCCTTCCGCCCCAAACGGGTGCTCGACCGTCGCCTGCTGGCCGTCAAGAGCCGCCGCCTCCCCGAGGGCCCCGAACGCCTCAGCATGCCGGGCCACTGGATCGTCCTCCTCTGCCACCAGGCCGGCGACGAAATCGAAATCGCCATGGCCGAGTCCACCGTGACCGGCTTCCTCTCCTGGCTCGAAGCAGGCCCACCCGGCCAGCCCGGCAGCGTCGCCCCCCGCCCCACCATCACCCCCCGCCCCGCCGAGAACTGA
- a CDS encoding F0F1 ATP synthase subunit epsilon yields the protein MAKQLHVQVVAVEERIWSGDAEMLVARTTEGEIGVLPGHSPLLGLLKEPSQVRVKLGGGEQLTYDVTGGFLSIDANGVTVLAESATPATPDAH from the coding sequence GTGGCCAAGCAGCTGCACGTCCAGGTCGTTGCCGTCGAGGAGCGCATCTGGTCCGGCGACGCCGAAATGCTCGTCGCGCGGACCACCGAGGGCGAGATCGGCGTCCTGCCCGGGCACTCGCCGCTCCTGGGCCTGCTCAAGGAGCCCTCTCAGGTGCGGGTCAAGCTGGGCGGCGGTGAGCAGCTCACCTACGACGTCACCGGTGGCTTCCTCTCCATCGACGCCAACGGCGTGACTGTCCTCGCCGAGAGCGCGACGCCCGCCACCCCCGACGCGCACTGA
- a CDS encoding LCP family protein, with amino-acid sequence MAKSGKAKAKWRSPLWARLCAIAGCVLMVLGGGALVTTQVLVARYAGAVDTQDLFGDAASGATKTPVSQIKGPLNILLVGIDPRDATTAPLSDSIIVVHIPQGLHQAQLFSIPRDLRVQIPPFAKTGFKGGTSKINAAMSYGSSVGNGKHDVGQGFELLAKTVSQLTGIKKFDAGAIINFNGFKDIVEAMGGVTMTIDQNVKSEHLAPDGKPRPRLPECADNHCDHPYIGPQKTYKKGTYHLEAWEALDYVRQRYGLPHSDYDRQRHQQQFIQAMAKEALSKNVVTNPIKLDKVMRAAGDALIFDGNGHNIVDWGLALRGVGSQDMTLVKLPGKSLFVPGTRQYLGEGLEDSADDFFKAVSDDTISTFLIDHPEFLQEI; translated from the coding sequence GTGGCAAAGAGCGGTAAAGCCAAGGCCAAGTGGCGTTCACCCCTGTGGGCGCGGCTGTGCGCGATCGCGGGCTGTGTGCTGATGGTGCTCGGCGGCGGTGCCCTGGTGACCACGCAGGTGCTCGTCGCCCGCTACGCCGGTGCCGTGGACACCCAGGACCTGTTCGGTGACGCTGCCTCCGGTGCCACCAAGACGCCGGTCAGCCAGATCAAGGGCCCGCTCAACATCCTGCTGGTCGGCATCGACCCGCGGGACGCGACCACCGCGCCGCTGTCCGACTCGATCATCGTCGTGCACATCCCCCAGGGCCTGCACCAGGCGCAGCTCTTCTCCATCCCCCGCGACCTGCGCGTGCAGATCCCGCCCTTCGCCAAGACCGGCTTCAAGGGCGGCACCTCCAAGATCAACGCCGCGATGTCGTACGGGAGCAGCGTCGGCAACGGCAAGCACGACGTCGGCCAAGGGTTCGAGCTGCTGGCCAAGACGGTCAGCCAGCTCACCGGGATCAAGAAGTTCGACGCCGGCGCGATCATCAACTTCAACGGGTTCAAGGACATCGTCGAGGCCATGGGCGGCGTCACCATGACGATCGACCAGAACGTGAAGTCCGAACACCTGGCGCCGGACGGCAAGCCCCGCCCGAGGCTGCCGGAGTGCGCCGACAACCACTGCGACCACCCGTACATCGGACCGCAGAAGACGTACAAGAAGGGCACGTACCACCTGGAGGCGTGGGAAGCCCTCGACTACGTCCGCCAGCGGTACGGGCTGCCGCACAGCGACTACGACCGCCAGCGCCACCAGCAGCAGTTCATCCAGGCGATGGCCAAGGAGGCGCTGAGCAAGAACGTCGTGACCAACCCGATCAAGCTCGACAAGGTCATGCGCGCCGCCGGTGACGCCCTGATCTTCGACGGCAACGGGCACAACATCGTCGACTGGGGCCTGGCCCTGCGTGGGGTCGGCTCGCAGGACATGACCCTGGTCAAGCTGCCGGGCAAGTCGTTGTTCGTCCCCGGCACCCGGCAGTATCTCGGCGAGGGTCTCGAGGATTCCGCCGACGACTTCTTCAAAGCGGTCAGCGACGACACCATCTCGACGTTCCTCATCGACCACCCCGAGTTCCTGCAAGAGATCTGA
- the atpD gene encoding F0F1 ATP synthase subunit beta produces the protein MTAVAEPTKTETGVGRVVRVIGPVVDAEFPRDAMPDIFNALHVDVTLSEGTKTLTLEIAQHLGDNVVRAISMQPTDGLTRGAEVRDTGAPISVPVGDVTKGHVFNALGEVLNADPKTLEITERWPIHRKPPAFADLEPKTEMLETGIKVLDLLAPYVRGGKIGLFGGAGVGKTVLIQEMIIRVARNFGGTSVFAGVGERTREGNDLILEMDEGGVLDKTALVFGQMDEPPGTRLRVALTALTMAEYFRDVQNQEVLLFIDNIFRFTQAGSEVSTLLGRMPSAVGYQPTLADEMGQLQERITSVRGKAITSLQAIYVPADDYTDPAPSTTFAHLDATTNLERSISDKGIYPAVDPLASSSRILAPEFVGAEHYAVAREVQRILQKYKDLQDIIAILGMDELSEEDKVTVQRARRIERFLSQNTYAAEQFTGVPGSTVPLKETIEAFKKISEGEYDSFPEQAFFMCGGLEDLERNAHELMKG, from the coding sequence ATGACTGCTGTAGCTGAGCCCACCAAGACGGAGACCGGCGTCGGCCGCGTCGTCCGGGTCATCGGCCCGGTCGTCGACGCGGAATTCCCCCGCGACGCCATGCCCGACATCTTCAACGCGCTGCACGTCGACGTGACCCTCTCCGAGGGCACCAAGACGCTGACGCTCGAGATCGCCCAGCACCTCGGCGACAACGTGGTCCGGGCCATCTCGATGCAGCCGACCGACGGCCTCACCCGGGGCGCCGAGGTCCGCGACACCGGCGCGCCGATCTCGGTGCCCGTCGGTGACGTGACCAAGGGCCACGTGTTCAACGCCCTCGGCGAGGTGCTCAACGCCGACCCGAAGACGCTGGAGATCACCGAGCGCTGGCCGATCCACCGCAAGCCCCCGGCGTTCGCCGACCTCGAGCCCAAGACCGAGATGCTGGAGACCGGCATCAAGGTGCTCGACCTGCTCGCGCCGTACGTGCGCGGTGGCAAGATCGGCCTGTTCGGCGGCGCGGGCGTGGGCAAGACGGTGCTCATCCAGGAGATGATCATCCGGGTTGCCCGCAACTTCGGTGGTACGTCGGTGTTCGCCGGCGTCGGCGAGCGCACCCGTGAGGGCAACGACCTCATCCTGGAGATGGACGAGGGTGGCGTGCTCGACAAGACCGCGCTCGTCTTCGGCCAGATGGACGAGCCGCCGGGCACCCGCCTGCGGGTCGCCCTGACCGCGCTGACCATGGCGGAGTACTTCCGGGACGTCCAGAACCAGGAGGTGCTGCTCTTCATCGACAACATCTTCCGGTTCACCCAGGCCGGTTCCGAGGTCTCCACCCTGCTCGGCCGCATGCCCTCCGCCGTGGGTTACCAGCCCACGCTGGCGGACGAGATGGGCCAGCTCCAGGAGCGGATCACGTCGGTCCGCGGCAAGGCGATCACCTCGCTGCAGGCGATCTACGTGCCCGCCGACGACTACACCGACCCGGCGCCGTCCACCACGTTCGCCCACCTCGACGCGACCACGAACCTCGAGCGGTCGATCTCCGACAAGGGCATCTACCCCGCCGTGGACCCGCTGGCCTCCAGCTCGCGGATCCTGGCGCCGGAGTTCGTCGGCGCCGAGCACTACGCGGTCGCCCGTGAGGTGCAGCGGATCCTGCAGAAGTACAAGGACCTGCAGGACATCATCGCCATCCTCGGCATGGACGAGCTCTCCGAGGAGGACAAGGTCACGGTGCAGCGGGCCCGCCGCATCGAGCGCTTCCTCTCGCAGAACACGTACGCCGCCGAGCAGTTCACCGGCGTCCCCGGCTCGACGGTCCCGCTGAAGGAGACCATCGAGGCGTTCAAGAAGATCAGCGAGGGCGAGTACGACTCGTTCCCCGAGCAGGCCTTCTTCATGTGTGGTGGCCTCGAGGACCTCGAGCGCAACGCGCACGAGCTGATGAAGGGCTGA
- a CDS encoding F0F1 ATP synthase subunit gamma translates to MAGQVQALRRRIRTVRSTKKIAKAQELVATSRIAKAQERVAASQPYAEAITQVLTALASNASVDNPLLQPRERVRRAGVLLITSDRGLAGAYNANAIRTAEQLMARLRADGKEVALYIVGRKGVGYYRFRNRPIETSWTGFSERPSFEDARRIGESLLDAFVAGADDTDAGHGPDGIQGVDELHIVSTEFKSLMTQNPHARFLAPMRVEEKEREPGLRPAYEFEPEAEDLLDALLPKYLNTRIYAALLESAASESASRRRAMKSASDNADDLLKRYTREMNSARQAAITQEISEIVGGVEALSSAGSDV, encoded by the coding sequence ATGGCCGGTCAGGTACAGGCCCTCCGGCGGCGCATCCGCACCGTCCGGTCGACCAAGAAGATCGCCAAGGCGCAGGAGCTGGTCGCCACCAGCCGCATCGCCAAGGCGCAGGAGCGGGTCGCCGCCTCTCAGCCGTACGCTGAGGCGATCACGCAGGTGCTGACCGCGCTGGCGTCCAACGCATCGGTCGACAACCCCCTGCTGCAGCCGCGTGAGCGGGTGCGGCGGGCGGGTGTCCTGCTGATCACCAGTGACCGCGGCCTGGCCGGCGCCTACAACGCCAACGCGATCCGCACAGCCGAGCAGCTCATGGCCCGGCTCCGCGCGGACGGCAAGGAAGTGGCGCTGTACATCGTCGGCCGCAAGGGCGTCGGTTACTACCGCTTCCGCAACCGGCCGATCGAGACCAGCTGGACCGGTTTCTCCGAGCGGCCGTCGTTCGAGGACGCGCGCCGTATCGGTGAGTCGCTGCTGGACGCGTTCGTGGCGGGTGCGGACGACACCGACGCCGGTCACGGCCCCGACGGCATCCAGGGCGTCGACGAGTTGCACATCGTCAGCACCGAGTTCAAGTCGCTCATGACCCAGAACCCGCATGCGCGCTTCCTGGCGCCGATGCGGGTCGAGGAGAAGGAGCGCGAGCCCGGGCTGCGCCCGGCTTACGAGTTCGAGCCGGAAGCCGAGGACCTCCTCGACGCGCTGCTGCCGAAATACCTCAACACGCGGATCTACGCCGCGCTGCTGGAGTCGGCGGCAAGTGAGTCGGCGTCCCGGCGGCGGGCGATGAAGAGCGCGTCGGACAACGCGGACGACCTGCTCAAGCGGTACACGCGCGAGATGAACTCCGCGCGGCAGGCTGCGATCACCCAGGAAATCAGTGAAATCGTCGGCGGCGTCGAGGCGCTGTCCTCGGCGGGAAGTGATGTGTGA